One window from the genome of Pantoea vagans encodes:
- a CDS encoding glutathione peroxidase, which translates to MSFFYQLSATSLQGQPLPMADYAGKVVLVVNTASHCGFTPQYAGLETLYKKYAARGLVILGFPCNQFGKQEPGNADEIAQTCHINYGVSFPVSEKVDVNGTATHPIFRYLKEELPGVLGVRIKWNFTKFLIGRDGKPIKRFAPTTTPGKMEAAILAALSAGNNGN; encoded by the coding sequence ATGTCTTTCTTTTATCAGCTCTCTGCCACCAGCCTGCAAGGCCAGCCACTCCCGATGGCCGATTATGCTGGCAAGGTGGTTCTGGTAGTGAACACCGCCAGTCACTGTGGATTTACACCACAATATGCCGGGCTTGAAACACTCTACAAAAAGTATGCTGCCCGGGGCCTGGTGATACTGGGTTTTCCCTGCAACCAGTTCGGTAAGCAGGAACCGGGAAATGCCGACGAGATCGCGCAGACATGCCATATCAACTACGGCGTGAGTTTTCCTGTGTCTGAAAAAGTGGACGTTAACGGTACCGCAACGCACCCGATTTTCCGTTACCTGAAAGAAGAGTTACCCGGCGTGCTGGGTGTCCGTATTAAATGGAACTTCACCAAGTTCCTGATTGGGCGCGATGGCAAACCCATCAAACGATTTGCACCGACAACGACGCCCGGGAAAATGGAAGCTGCCATTCTGGCTGCCCTTTCAGCGGGTAACAATGGGAATTAG
- a CDS encoding TetR/AcrR family transcriptional regulator, with protein MKVSKEQVRENRLRIVETASELFRERGYDGVGVAELMSAAGLTHGGFYKHFGSKADLLAEAMNCGFTQSAEKTEGVSREAFIEYYLSRQHRDDMGKGCVMSALGTDAARQSESIRETFAAGIERQIAILESQNITRAELINNIAQLVGALMLSRACPDGSGLADEILEVCRARLLRPDACED; from the coding sequence ATGAAAGTGTCTAAAGAGCAGGTTCGCGAAAACCGGTTGCGGATCGTTGAAACGGCGTCAGAGCTTTTTCGTGAGCGTGGTTACGATGGGGTAGGCGTCGCTGAACTGATGTCAGCTGCCGGGTTAACACATGGCGGTTTCTACAAGCATTTTGGGTCGAAAGCGGATTTGTTAGCTGAGGCGATGAACTGTGGTTTCACGCAGTCGGCAGAAAAAACAGAAGGGGTAAGTCGGGAAGCGTTTATTGAATACTACCTTTCCCGTCAGCATCGCGATGACATGGGAAAGGGGTGCGTGATGTCGGCTCTGGGTACCGATGCAGCCCGGCAGTCTGAATCAATCCGCGAGACATTTGCGGCCGGGATTGAACGACAGATTGCCATCCTGGAATCCCAAAATATCACGCGGGCAGAGTTGATAAATAACATTGCGCAGCTTGTTGGTGCATTGATGCTTTCGCGCGCCTGTCCGGATGGTTCCGGACTCGCTGATGAGAT
- a CDS encoding oxidoreductase: MSQKRVALVTGASSGIGEASANKLLAAGYKVYGTSRRGPQANKQPFPLLTLDVTDDASVKAAINELMQLEGRIDLLVNNAGFGVAPAAAEESSVEQAQHIFDTNFMGIVRLTRAVLPYMRSQGSGRIINIGSILGVVPLPYVALYSASKHAVEGYIGALDHELRTQGIRVSVIEPAYIKTQFEVHNIEPDAKLEEYELIRAKLKKVVGKAMAEAESPDVVAAVVLKAAQSSRPKIRYTAGTLAAKLNFVLRFAPATLLDKVVRNSLQLDTRV, encoded by the coding sequence ATGAGCCAAAAACGTGTAGCACTGGTGACCGGCGCCTCTTCTGGCATTGGTGAAGCCTCTGCGAACAAACTTTTAGCAGCGGGTTATAAAGTGTATGGCACCAGCCGTCGTGGCCCACAGGCGAATAAACAGCCCTTTCCATTACTCACTCTTGATGTGACTGACGACGCTTCGGTAAAGGCTGCTATTAACGAATTGATGCAGCTTGAGGGTCGAATAGACCTGCTGGTGAACAACGCAGGCTTTGGCGTCGCTCCGGCAGCGGCGGAAGAGAGTTCTGTCGAACAGGCGCAGCATATCTTCGACACAAACTTTATGGGTATCGTCAGGCTGACACGCGCCGTACTGCCTTACATGCGTAGCCAGGGCAGCGGGCGCATCATCAATATCGGTTCCATTCTGGGGGTTGTGCCTCTGCCCTATGTCGCACTCTATTCGGCTAGTAAACATGCGGTCGAGGGGTATATAGGCGCACTTGACCATGAACTGCGCACTCAAGGCATTAGGGTTTCTGTCATTGAGCCGGCCTACATAAAAACGCAGTTTGAAGTCCACAATATCGAACCGGATGCGAAGCTTGAAGAGTATGAACTCATCCGGGCTAAGTTGAAGAAAGTGGTCGGTAAGGCTATGGCTGAAGCGGAAAGTCCGGATGTCGTGGCTGCGGTGGTGCTTAAAGCGGCCCAGTCCTCACGGCCAAAAATACGCTACACGGCGGGAACGCTCGCAGCAAAACTGAATTTCGTCCTCCGCTTTGCGCCTGCAACCCTGCTGGATAAGGTCGTGCGGAACAGCCTTCAACTCGATACGAGAGTCTGA
- a CDS encoding NADP-dependent oxidoreductase, translating into MKTRMMKAFTFKRYGKSPELGFDNVDYPCPGPNEILVKVYAVGLNPIDNMIPTGIFKPVLQFKLPATLGSDLAGVVIATGSRVTHFSPGDEVFASIFDRGNGSLAEFALVPESLAAIKPENLDFIQAASLPMVCLTAWQGFTERARLRPGQRVFIPAGSGGIGSFAIQLAKYLGAKVATTTSSANVEWVSQLGADQVVDYKKQEFENVLRGFDLVLGTLRGDSIEKSMNILKPGGKIVSLIGPLDVNFARTRQLNIVLRMIFGLMSRRILRLSKKRGLDYSFLFVRPDGNQLGQMSNLIEAAKIRPVIDRVFPFAETQDALNWLQQGHAKGKVVIKIHHE; encoded by the coding sequence ATGAAAACCAGGATGATGAAAGCCTTTACGTTTAAACGCTACGGAAAATCACCTGAGCTGGGATTTGATAATGTGGATTACCCTTGCCCCGGTCCTAATGAAATCCTGGTGAAAGTTTATGCTGTGGGCCTGAATCCCATAGACAACATGATCCCTACAGGAATATTCAAACCGGTTTTACAGTTTAAACTTCCAGCGACTCTGGGCAGTGATCTGGCGGGTGTGGTTATTGCAACAGGAAGTCGGGTAACGCATTTTAGTCCGGGTGATGAAGTGTTCGCCAGCATTTTCGACAGGGGCAACGGCTCACTGGCCGAGTTTGCCCTGGTCCCTGAAAGTCTCGCGGCCATCAAACCTGAAAATCTGGATTTCATTCAGGCTGCTTCGCTCCCGATGGTCTGCCTCACCGCCTGGCAGGGTTTCACAGAGAGAGCCCGTCTGCGGCCAGGGCAGAGGGTGTTCATTCCGGCAGGTTCGGGAGGAATTGGCAGCTTTGCGATTCAGCTGGCGAAATATCTTGGCGCAAAGGTCGCGACGACGACCAGTTCAGCTAATGTGGAGTGGGTCAGTCAGCTGGGCGCAGATCAAGTCGTTGACTATAAAAAGCAGGAATTCGAAAACGTGCTGAGGGGCTTTGATCTTGTCCTCGGCACGCTTCGGGGTGATTCGATTGAGAAATCTATGAACATCCTCAAGCCAGGCGGAAAAATAGTCTCTCTGATCGGGCCTTTAGACGTTAATTTTGCGCGTACCAGACAACTCAATATCGTCCTGCGGATGATATTTGGCCTGATGAGCCGCAGGATTTTGCGACTGTCAAAAAAGCGCGGTCTGGATTATTCCTTTCTTTTTGTTCGTCCTGATGGCAACCAGCTGGGCCAGATGAGCAATTTAATTGAAGCTGCAAAAATCAGGCCAGTGATCGACCGTGTGTTCCCTTTTGCAGAAACTCAGGATGCTCTTAACTGGCTTCAACAGGGACATGCAAAGGGTAAGGTCGTGATTAAAATTCATCATGAATAA